From Camelina sativa cultivar DH55 chromosome 20, Cs, whole genome shotgun sequence, the proteins below share one genomic window:
- the LOC109131197 gene encoding uncharacterized protein LOC109131197, producing MQLLCQRAATSFTHGFDEEIKSFIKGMFEASFKPFKEEISQRLKKVEEDVSEVKEILSTIASTSTQATPSSFKPKDVGKSPSVQPKSLPFKEEIGQRLKKMEEDVSEVKEILSTIASTSTQATPTSSKPKDVGKSPSIQPKSLVRKK from the exons ATGCAACTCCTATGTCAGCGAGCCGCAACGTCGTTCACTCATggttttgatgaagaaataaagtCATTCATTAAAGGTATGTTTGAAGCTTCTTTCAAGCCTTTTAAGGAAGAAATAAGCCAGCGATtgaagaaggtggaggaggatgtATCAGAAGTGAAGGAGATACTATCGACTATAGCATCAACTTCGACACAAGCCACACCATCATCCTTTAAACCAAAAGATGTG GGGAAATCACCATCCGTTCAACCAAAAAGTTTG CCTTTTAAGGAAGAAATAGGCCAGcgattgaagaagatggaggaggaTGTATCAGAAGTGAAGGAGATACTATCGACTATAGCATCAACTTCGACACAAGCCACACCAACATCCTCTAAACCAAAAGATGTG GGGAAATCACCATCCATTCAACCAAAAAGTTTGGTACGTAAAAAGTAA
- the LOC104772550 gene encoding uncharacterized protein LOC104772550 — translation MDLDKLRAYPWGLHSFAYLVTSIMDTRKELKKNNNYILNGFSFALQVWVMEAIPVIGELLGEKINKEFTNGARCSNWKGAAKVSYQDIIIIEQSFGPKDIVYPYISRSGNFDIIDDIEFFRRDEMMMWE, via the exons ATGGATCTTGATAAGTTGAGAGCTTATCCTTGGGGTTTACATTCTTTTGCCTACCTTGTGACTTCGATCATGGACACAAGaaaggagttgaagaagaacaacaattaTATTCTTAATGGCTTCTCCTTTGCACTTCAAGTATGGGTTATGGAAGCAATTCCAGTGATTGGAGAATTGTTGGGAGAAAAGATCAACAAGGAATTCACAAACGGTGCTAGATGTTCTAACTGGAAGGGAGCTGCAAAAGTGTCTTATCAAGACATTATCATCATAGAGCAATCGTTTGGACCAAAG GATATCGTCTATCCATACATCTCGAGGTCAGGAAATTTTGACATAATCGATGATATAGAGTTTTTTAGGCGtgatgagatgatgatgtgGGAGTAA
- the LOC104770929 gene encoding heavy metal-associated isoprenylated plant protein 3 isoform X1, producing the protein MGEEVKPEAKEAASVPEAVPGPAKAEEEEKKKDVAEEKKDAAEEEKPAEEEEPQPPPPPPPFILYVDLHCVGCAKKIERSILKIRGVEEVVMDMNENQVTIKGVLDPQAVCNKIKKKTKRMAKVLSPLPAAEGEPLPPIITSQVSGGLTTVELNVNMHCQACADQLRKKILKMRGVQTTVTEHTTGKVIVTGTMDAEKLVDYVYRRTKKQARIVPQPDPEPENPAAAEGKKEEGGEGEEKPPETGEKKQEEKEGEEMEEEGGGEDAGAAAMEEGRRYEMAAMAEEEGMKRMMYYYQPSYIIERVPPPQLFSDENPNACCIT; encoded by the exons ATGGGCGAAGAAGTAAAACCA GAGGCAAAGGAGGCAGCATCAGTTCCAGAGGCCGTTCCAGGGCCGGCCAAagcggaggaagaggagaagaagaaagatgtggccgaggagaagaaagatgcagctgaggaggagaaaccagcggaggaggaggagccgcaaccaccaccaccgcctccaccaTTCATACTCTACGTCGACTTGCATTGTGTAGGATGCGCCAAGAAGATTGAAAGATCTATTCTAAAAATTAGAg GTGTGGAAGAAGTGGTGATGGACATGAATGAGAACCAAGTGACGATAAAGGGAGTGTTGGATCCGCAAGCAGTTTgcaacaaaatcaagaagaagactaaAAGAATGGCCAAAGTCCTCTCTCCACTTCCGGCGGCCGAGGGAGAGCCTCTGCCACCGATCATAACGTCTCAGGTCTCCGGAGGCCTCACCACCGTTGAGCTTAACGTCAACATGCACTGCCAAGCTTGTGCTGACCAGCTCAGGAAGAAGATTCTCAAAATGAGAG GGGTACAAACAACTGTGACGGAACACACCACGGGAAAAGTAATAGTGACTGGAACAATGGACGCCGAGAAGCTTGTAGATTACGTCTACCGTCGGACAAAAAAACAAGCCCGAATAGTACCCCAACCCGACCCGGAACCGGAAAACCCGGCTGCGGCGGAAGGGAAGAAGGAGGAGGGCGGCGAAGGCGAGGAGAAACCGCCAGAAACtggagagaagaagcaagaagagaaggagggagaggagatggaagaggaAGGTGGCGGAGAAGATGCGGGTGCGGCCGCTATGGAGGAGGGAAGACGCTATGAGATGGCCGCGATGGCGGAAGAAGAAGGTATGAAGAGGATGATGTATTATTATCAGCCCTCATACATCATCGAAAGGGTTCCTCCGCCGCAGCTTTTTAGCGACGAGAACCCTAATGCTTGTTgcattacttaa
- the LOC104770929 gene encoding heavy metal-associated isoprenylated plant protein 3 isoform X2 — protein MDMNENQVTIKGVLDPQAVCNKIKKKTKRMAKVLSPLPAAEGEPLPPIITSQVSGGLTTVELNVNMHCQACADQLRKKILKMRGVQTTVTEHTTGKVIVTGTMDAEKLVDYVYRRTKKQARIVPQPDPEPENPAAAEGKKEEGGEGEEKPPETGEKKQEEKEGEEMEEEGGGEDAGAAAMEEGRRYEMAAMAEEEGMKRMMYYYQPSYIIERVPPPQLFSDENPNACCIT, from the exons ATGGACATGAATGAGAACCAAGTGACGATAAAGGGAGTGTTGGATCCGCAAGCAGTGTgcaacaaaatcaagaagaagactaaAAGAATGGCCAAAGTCCTCTCTCCACTTCCGGCGGCCGAGGGAGAGCCTCTGCCACCGATCATAACGTCTCAGGTCTCCGGAGGCCTCACCACCGTTGAGCTTAACGTCAACATGCACTGCCAAGCTTGTGCTGACCAGCTCAGGAAGAAGATTCTCAAAATGAGAG GGGTACAAACAACTGTGACGGAACACACCACGGGAAAAGTAATAGTGACTGGAACAATGGACGCCGAGAAGCTTGTAGATTACGTCTACCGTCGGACAAAAAAACAAGCCCGAATAGTACCCCAACCCGACCCGGAACCGGAAAACCCGGCTGCGGCGGAAGGGAAGAAGGAGGAGGGCGGCGAAGGCGAGGAGAAACCGCCAGAAACtggagagaagaagcaagaagagaaggagggagaggagatggaagaggaAGGTGGCGGAGAAGATGCGGGTGCGGCCGCTATGGAGGAGGGAAGACGCTATGAGATGGCCGCGATGGCGGAAGAAGAAGGTATGAAGAGGATGATGTATTATTATCAGCCCTCATACATCATCGAAAGGGTTCCTCCGCCGCAGCTTTTTAGCGACGAGAACCCTAATGCTTGTTgcattacttaa
- the LOC104770930 gene encoding NAC domain-containing protein 91 has translation MDVLSLASLPVGFRFSPTDEELVKYYLRLKINGHDDDVRVIREIDICKWEPWDLPDFSVVKTTDSEWLFFCPLDRKYPSGSRMNRATVAGYWKATGKDRKIKSGKTKIIGVKRTLVFYTGRAPKGTRTCWIMHEYRATEKDLDGTKSGQNPFVICKLFKKQDIVSGAAPEDSKSCEVEPAVSSPTVVDEMKSEVEMSEVSLVCLKTEDTKPCDVAESSLLVSSECRSENSAAEATTTGLDDIDWLSYLEFDSLNQKLFSPLHSQLQSEIGSSVNGYQSGSNELFKNHNGDHIQTQYGTNDADEYMTKFLESFNEIPYELPERTELVEQKPEQIPHHEPHNILRTCNQISDVSQTGIKIRTRRAQDPGCAEKFVMQGDAPRRLRLQVNFDSHKSETDSTQLQCIKKEVKDTTRETLTKGCGTFTRSKSKTSFIFKKIAAMGCSYKGLFRAGVVALVFVMSICSLIIA, from the exons ATGGATGTATTATCGCTGGCTTCACTACCTGTTGGGTTCAGATTTAGTCCAACGGATGAAGAGTTAGTAAAGTACTATCTCCGGCTCAAGATCAACGGTCACGATGACGACGTCAGAGTCATCCGTGAGATCGATATCTGCAAATGGGAACCATGGGATTTGCCTG ACTTTTCTGTGGTGAAGACGACAGATTCAGAGTGGCTCTTCTTCTGTCCATTGGACAGGAAGTATCCGAGTGGAAGTAGGATGAATCGAGCTACTGTGGCTGGCTACTGGAAGGCTACGGGGAAAGACCGTAAGATCAAATCAGGGAAGACCAAGATTATAGGTGTTAAGAGGACTCTAGTGTTTTATACTGGTCGTGCTCCTAAGGGAACACGGACCTGTTGGATTATGCATGAGTACCGCGCTACTGAGAAGGATCTTGATGGAACTAAGTCTGGACAG AACCCATTTGTTATTTGCAAGTTGTTTAAGAAGCAAGATATTGTGTCCGGAGCTGCACCAGAAGATTCAAAGTCATGTGAAGTTGAACCAGCGGTCTCGTCTCCAACTGTTGTGGACGAGATGAAATCTGAGGTTGAGATGTCTGAGGTATCTCTTGTTTGCCTTAAAACCGAAGACACGAAGCCTTGTGATGTCGCGGAATCTTCTCTTCTAGTCTCCAGCGAATGTCGTAGTGAAAACTCTGCCGCTGAGGCTACAACCACCGGA CTTGATGATATTGATTGGCTCTCATATCTGGAGTTTGATTCCCTGAATCAGAAGCTGTTCTCTCCGTTGCACTCTCAGTTGCAATCTGAGATTGGATCCTCTGTCAATGGTTATCAATCTGGGTCAAACGAACTGTTCAAAAACCACAATGGGGATCATATTCAGACTCAGTACGGTACAAACGATGCGGATGAATATATGACCAAGTTCTTGGAGTCTTTTAATGAGATTCCTTATGAGCTTCCAGAGAGGACAGAGTTAGTGGAACAGAAGCCAGAACAGATCCCACATCATGAGCCACATAATATTCTCAGGACATGCAACCAGATCAGTGATGTATCTCAAACAGGAATCAAGATTAGGACACGACGGGCACAAGACCCTGGTTGTGCTGAGAAGTTTGTAATGCAAGGTGATGCCCCAAGAAGGTTGCGTCTTCAGGTTAACTTTGACAGTCACAAGTCAGAAACTGACAGCACACAACTCCAATGTATCAAGAAAGAG GTTAAGGACACTACAAGGGAAACTCTAACGAAAGGATGTGGTACTTTCACCAGATCAAAGAGCAAGACTAGTTTCATATTCAAGAAGATTGCAGCTATGGGATGTTCATACAAAGGGTTGTTCAGAGCTGGTGTGGTAGCGCTTGTGTTTGTGATGTCGATTTGCAGTCTAATAATCGCATAA